From the Natronococcus sp. AD-5 genome, one window contains:
- a CDS encoding helix-turn-helix domain-containing protein, giving the protein MREYSILFTYEQGVHPVRDVYIDHPEVVTTALAISASPDTGWRVERITGPEHALDALETVYLDPEICNECICLHPACDAQVEYEVLEHEPTTRMVYHSTTEETFCYSVSALAVSTLGDGLVFNATQRGPHYEWRVLIPANRDLGAFHDALQSDLPNDVTLTVRRVGTLEQWQHTNRSHGADIPYEQRKALETAVRLGYYEYPREVTLEDVAAELDLPLTTLRYRLRRAEAWAVTIAQGITLPAGQVADEQDATAAPTTPFDED; this is encoded by the coding sequence ATGCGCGAATACTCCATTCTCTTCACCTACGAACAGGGTGTCCATCCGGTCAGAGACGTCTATATTGACCATCCGGAAGTGGTGACGACCGCCCTTGCTATTTCGGCCTCTCCGGACACCGGATGGCGAGTCGAACGCATTACAGGACCCGAACATGCACTTGATGCGCTCGAAACCGTCTACCTCGATCCGGAGATCTGTAACGAGTGCATCTGTCTCCATCCAGCCTGTGACGCCCAAGTCGAGTACGAGGTGCTCGAACACGAACCTACTACCCGCATGGTTTACCACTCGACAACCGAAGAGACCTTCTGTTACTCCGTCTCCGCGCTCGCCGTGTCGACCCTCGGCGACGGACTTGTGTTTAATGCGACACAGCGCGGACCGCACTACGAATGGCGCGTCCTGATTCCCGCCAACCGAGACCTCGGCGCGTTTCACGATGCACTTCAGAGCGACCTTCCGAACGACGTTACTCTCACGGTCCGCCGCGTCGGGACACTCGAGCAATGGCAACACACTAACCGAAGCCACGGGGCGGACATTCCCTACGAACAGCGCAAAGCGCTCGAAACCGCCGTGCGTCTCGGCTATTACGAGTATCCGCGCGAGGTGACGCTCGAAGACGTAGCCGCCGAACTCGACCTACCACTCACGACGCTCCGGTATCGACTTCGTCGCGCCGAAGCGTGGGCAGTCACAATAGCCCAAGGCATCACGCTTCCCGCTGGCCAGGTCGCTGATGAGCAGGACGCAACCGCCGCACCAACTACGCCGTTCGACGAAGATTAA
- a CDS encoding universal stress protein, translating to MELYSHLQQSYPLSGYWVHILANRSNTVNRTTLLVPIRYPPQEASVQTIAHAIDLADELDDTHLYILHVNVLHKGEDIDRTQLRRTVEEKVDTPPDASCHVRDAYLLEKAILKEAAEQDADYVVIGQSMRARWHQLLADHLGVGVNLEAFLDHQLNAELVVS from the coding sequence ATGGAACTATACAGCCACCTCCAGCAGAGTTACCCGCTCAGCGGATACTGGGTTCATATACTGGCTAACCGTAGTAATACTGTGAACCGGACCACGCTGTTGGTGCCGATTCGGTATCCACCGCAAGAAGCGAGCGTGCAGACGATAGCCCACGCCATCGACCTCGCCGACGAACTCGATGACACCCACCTGTATATCCTGCACGTGAACGTGTTGCACAAAGGTGAGGACATCGATCGAACGCAGCTCCGTCGCACTGTCGAGGAGAAGGTCGACACCCCTCCAGACGCGAGTTGCCACGTCCGAGATGCGTACCTGCTCGAAAAAGCGATCCTCAAAGAGGCCGCTGAACAGGACGCCGACTACGTCGTTATCGGCCAATCGATGCGAGCTCGATGGCACCAGTTGCTGGCCGATCATCTCGGTGTTGGCGTTAATCTGGAGGCGTTCCTCGACCATCAGCTGAACGCCGAACTCGTTGTCAGTTAA
- a CDS encoding nuclear transport factor 2 family protein, translating into MDRQSYDPIQEMVDRETEAWNIQDVEALLDLFHPDMVWAWPPTGYDHDPKTWELEFGRFDRDRWRAEWQTLFDTHELVRNRRTTLRTDLSDEGDGGLAVVDINTLWRHQETGEDFRWKGRTAKIYSLVDGKWKLTSHWGALRFDEEGRPITLND; encoded by the coding sequence ATGGACAGGCAGTCGTACGATCCTATTCAGGAGATGGTAGACCGAGAGACGGAAGCGTGGAACATTCAGGACGTCGAAGCGTTACTCGACTTGTTTCACCCTGATATGGTGTGGGCGTGGCCGCCGACCGGTTATGACCACGATCCGAAAACGTGGGAACTCGAGTTCGGCCGGTTCGACCGCGATCGCTGGCGAGCGGAGTGGCAGACGCTTTTCGATACCCACGAATTGGTTCGTAACCGGCGAACGACGCTCCGAACCGACCTGAGCGACGAAGGCGACGGTGGTCTCGCCGTCGTCGATATAAATACCCTGTGGCGTCACCAGGAGACGGGTGAGGACTTTCGCTGGAAAGGACGGACCGCCAAAATCTACTCCCTCGTTGACGGTAAGTGGAAGCTAACGTCCCATTGGGGAGCGTTGCGATTTGACGAAGAAGGGCGCCCAATCACTCTAAACGATTGA
- a CDS encoding heavy-metal-associated domain-containing protein yields the protein MERRTISVTGMSCNGCEQNVESALQNIEGVTRVEADRGGDTVEIVTEDDVADDDIEAAIENAGYDVAT from the coding sequence ATGGAACGCAGGACAATCTCCGTCACCGGCATGTCGTGCAACGGCTGCGAGCAAAACGTCGAGAGCGCCCTCCAGAACATCGAGGGCGTCACTCGGGTCGAGGCCGACCGCGGGGGCGACACCGTCGAAATCGTCACCGAGGATGACGTCGCGGACGACGACATCGAAGCCGCCATCGAAAACGCGGGCTACGACGTGGCGACCTAA
- a CDS encoding heavy metal translocating P-type ATPase, whose product MGTTQKQFNVGGMACSFCAESIEKAYKRTAGVEDVDVNLAHEEMLIQYDDDRTGEVEVKDTLRDLGYTIRDPDKEKRYEEQQAELAEGKRRLLLAGSASIVVAALMGWMIFAMGRFESESLAMDLATLAFALGTMFGPGRYIKKKAYQSLRRGIFNQHVLLEAGAFAGLLGGFLGLLVFPNFPTVHFFAVSVFITTYHILSEYTSLLVRTRASQAVQNLLDLQPDTARRVTDDGVEEVPVVDLEVGDCVRVKPGENIPIDGEIVDGESTVDESIATGESIPKEKAEGDEVIGGSVNETGTLLVEVTATGEDAFLNQVAREIEEARAMKPGIIQLADRVLRYFVPGVLTIAALSFGFWLVAPLAWGADPDIQRGAFAALAVLVLGYPCALGMATPLALIRGGGKAANRGILMRSGDAFQLFPDVDRIVLDKTGTITVGEPAVSDVVALNGTESEMLATAASAEAFSEHPLADAILDHADGRGIDYADPEAFDSVTGKGVRAAIDGDDVLVGKPGWLANESVDLSNADAEVEQLQNRGLTVSAVARDGELIGLIGIGDGIKDDAVETIQRMKTVDITPVMITGDNERTAHSVADEVGINRVMANVLPDEKREEIGRSQDAGHRVAMVGDGINDAPALTQADIGIAIGAGTDIAIESADIVLMGERIGGVMDAYEIGRESYRKTRQNLIAAFSFNGVGVAAATTGLVHPIWAMIAMVLSVSAVLANSFAGRLLSGEGVNTDFTVEDGDVSGVIEEGATAD is encoded by the coding sequence ATGGGGACGACACAGAAACAGTTCAACGTCGGCGGGATGGCCTGCTCGTTCTGCGCGGAGAGCATCGAAAAGGCATACAAGCGCACCGCAGGCGTCGAGGACGTGGACGTGAACCTTGCCCACGAGGAGATGCTCATCCAGTACGACGACGATCGGACCGGCGAGGTCGAGGTGAAGGACACCCTTCGCGACCTGGGCTACACGATCCGCGACCCGGACAAGGAGAAGCGATACGAGGAGCAACAGGCTGAACTCGCGGAGGGAAAACGCCGGCTTCTCCTCGCCGGGAGCGCGTCCATCGTCGTCGCCGCGTTGATGGGCTGGATGATCTTCGCGATGGGCCGCTTCGAGTCTGAATCGCTGGCGATGGATCTCGCGACGCTCGCGTTCGCGCTGGGTACGATGTTCGGTCCCGGACGCTACATCAAGAAGAAGGCCTACCAGAGCCTCCGCCGCGGCATCTTCAACCAGCACGTATTGCTAGAGGCGGGAGCGTTCGCCGGCTTGCTGGGCGGGTTCCTCGGCCTGCTTGTCTTCCCGAACTTCCCGACCGTCCACTTCTTCGCCGTCTCCGTGTTCATCACCACGTACCACATCCTCTCGGAGTACACCAGCCTCCTCGTGCGCACGCGGGCCTCCCAGGCCGTGCAGAATCTGCTCGACCTCCAGCCTGACACCGCACGCCGGGTCACCGACGATGGCGTGGAGGAAGTGCCAGTCGTCGATCTCGAGGTCGGCGACTGCGTGCGGGTCAAACCCGGAGAAAACATCCCCATCGATGGCGAGATCGTCGATGGCGAGTCCACGGTCGACGAATCCATCGCCACCGGGGAGTCGATCCCGAAAGAGAAGGCGGAAGGCGACGAAGTGATCGGCGGCAGCGTCAACGAGACCGGCACGCTCCTCGTCGAGGTGACCGCGACCGGCGAGGACGCGTTCCTGAATCAGGTCGCACGCGAGATCGAGGAAGCCCGCGCGATGAAGCCCGGAATCATCCAGCTTGCTGACCGCGTGCTCCGGTACTTCGTCCCCGGCGTCCTCACCATCGCCGCGCTGTCGTTCGGCTTCTGGCTGGTCGCGCCGCTCGCGTGGGGCGCAGACCCCGACATCCAGCGTGGCGCGTTCGCGGCACTGGCCGTCCTCGTCCTCGGATACCCCTGTGCGCTCGGGATGGCAACGCCGCTCGCGCTGATCCGGGGCGGCGGAAAGGCCGCCAACCGCGGCATCCTGATGCGTAGCGGTGACGCCTTCCAGCTCTTCCCCGACGTCGATCGCATCGTCCTCGACAAGACCGGGACGATCACCGTCGGCGAACCGGCGGTTAGCGACGTCGTCGCCCTCAACGGCACCGAGTCTGAGATGCTGGCAACGGCGGCGAGCGCGGAAGCCTTCTCCGAGCACCCGCTGGCCGACGCCATCCTCGACCATGCCGACGGCCGCGGCATCGATTACGCCGATCCCGAGGCATTCGACTCGGTGACCGGCAAGGGCGTCCGCGCGGCCATAGACGGCGACGACGTACTCGTTGGGAAGCCCGGTTGGCTCGCCAACGAGAGCGTCGACCTCTCGAACGCGGACGCCGAGGTCGAACAACTCCAGAACCGTGGCCTCACTGTGTCCGCCGTTGCTCGTGACGGCGAGTTGATTGGCCTGATCGGCATCGGCGACGGGATCAAAGACGATGCCGTCGAAACCATTCAGCGGATGAAAACCGTCGACATCACGCCCGTGATGATCACGGGTGACAACGAGCGGACGGCCCACTCGGTCGCCGACGAGGTGGGCATCAACCGGGTGATGGCGAACGTGCTCCCGGACGAGAAGCGCGAGGAGATCGGCCGATCGCAGGACGCGGGCCACCGTGTAGCGATGGTCGGCGACGGCATCAACGACGCGCCCGCGCTGACGCAGGCCGACATCGGCATCGCCATCGGCGCGGGGACGGATATCGCCATCGAGTCGGCCGACATCGTGCTGATGGGTGAGCGAATCGGCGGCGTGATGGACGCTTACGAAATCGGACGGGAGAGCTACCGCAAGACCCGACAGAACCTCATTGCCGCGTTCTCGTTCAACGGCGTCGGCGTCGCCGCCGCAACGACCGGCCTCGTCCACCCGATCTGGGCGATGATCGCGATGGTACTGTCGGTGTCGGCGGTGCTGGCCAACAGCTTCGCGGGCCGGCTCCTCTCCGGTGAAGGCGTCAACACCGACTTCACCGTCGAAGACGGCGACGTGAGTGGAGTGATTGAAGAAGGAGCGACCGCCGATTAG
- a CDS encoding ArsR/SmtB family transcription factor has protein sequence MALLESDVPIREVVTTDPEKAKALENDVRTKILDMLAEEEMTIEEIHEELRRRGEEKAETTVRHHVNLLQDAEMVEIARLEEAGGGTRKYYKSNTRVFSYDLPEDSDAALAEVQATTTGELSGLVETMYAGHGDGIEAVAREMKPCEYCGTQHYEEFILRELLNRALIELGESGELEDLR, from the coding sequence ATGGCCCTGCTCGAATCCGACGTGCCGATCCGCGAGGTCGTCACCACCGACCCAGAAAAGGCGAAGGCCCTCGAAAACGACGTCCGTACGAAGATTCTCGACATGCTCGCCGAGGAGGAGATGACGATCGAGGAAATTCACGAGGAACTCCGGCGGCGCGGCGAAGAGAAGGCCGAGACGACGGTGCGCCATCATGTGAACCTCCTGCAGGACGCCGAAATGGTGGAAATAGCCCGTCTCGAGGAGGCTGGCGGTGGGACGCGGAAGTATTACAAGTCGAACACGCGCGTGTTCTCGTACGACCTGCCGGAGGACAGCGACGCGGCCCTTGCTGAGGTGCAAGCGACTACGACCGGCGAACTGTCCGGCCTTGTCGAGACGATGTACGCAGGACATGGCGACGGAATCGAGGCGGTCGCTCGAGAGATGAAACCCTGTGAATACTGCGGGACCCAGCACTACGAGGAGTTCATCCTCCGAGAGCTTCTCAACCGCGCCCTCATCGAATTGGGTGAATCCGGAGAGTTGGAGGATCTTCGCTGA
- a CDS encoding DoxX family protein, protein MESGDAKVSHQDEQIEEFQRYGYPQWFRVLTGLLEIGAGIGLLVGLLWRPELSLAGGLLLGGDMAGAVVTHVRISNPLSKTAVPGVIFALTMGLLTHRCVFPI, encoded by the coding sequence ATTGAGAGCGGGGACGCGAAAGTCTCCCATCAGGACGAACAGATCGAAGAATTCCAGCGGTATGGGTACCCACAGTGGTTCCGAGTTCTGACCGGCCTACTTGAGATCGGAGCCGGGATCGGTCTTCTGGTTGGACTGCTGTGGCGACCGGAACTATCGTTAGCGGGCGGGCTTCTCCTCGGTGGGGACATGGCTGGAGCAGTGGTGACTCACGTTCGCATCAGTAACCCACTGTCGAAAACCGCCGTTCCGGGTGTCATCTTCGCCCTCACCATGGGCCTACTCACCCATCGCTGCGTCTTTCCCATCTAA
- the merB gene encoding organomercurial lyase, translating into MSDESCNCADLAVDQTPKQTTNADSWVAERPVKTARLPEAMADNMGRFFGESIETFDDMISAIRNVVEGDGIAVDELCHVEKETPHYANTEDETYYFRCFYDGIALAHLVDEPVEIRTETPTNDPIEIQASPEGEIDVTPSNAVMSFGVAADCEVPAGHGPTAQGVYGAVCPYVKAFHTREDYERWETDVAATTVGIPLDAGVSIAAALTVSAPEAAE; encoded by the coding sequence ATGTCGGACGAAAGCTGCAACTGTGCCGATCTGGCGGTCGATCAGACACCCAAACAGACGACGAACGCAGACAGTTGGGTTGCGGAGCGGCCAGTGAAAACTGCGCGACTCCCGGAAGCCATGGCAGACAACATGGGTCGGTTCTTCGGCGAGTCAATCGAGACGTTCGACGATATGATCTCAGCGATCCGGAACGTGGTCGAAGGCGATGGGATCGCCGTCGACGAACTCTGCCACGTCGAGAAGGAAACACCGCACTACGCGAATACAGAGGATGAGACCTACTACTTCCGGTGCTTCTACGATGGGATCGCCTTGGCGCATCTCGTCGACGAACCGGTCGAGATACGGACCGAGACGCCCACGAACGACCCGATCGAGATACAGGCGTCGCCCGAGGGCGAGATCGACGTCACGCCGTCGAATGCAGTCATGTCCTTCGGCGTGGCCGCCGATTGTGAGGTCCCCGCTGGCCATGGGCCAACTGCGCAGGGCGTCTACGGGGCCGTCTGCCCATACGTGAAAGCGTTTCACACCCGTGAGGACTACGAACGTTGGGAAACTGACGTGGCTGCCACCACGGTCGGAATCCCGCTCGACGCCGGCGTGTCCATCGCTGCTGCCCTGACGGTGTCAGCGCCGGAGGCTGCAGAATGA
- a CDS encoding winged helix-turn-helix transcriptional regulator — translation MAETPDTLPESPDVQNSEISCYCPLGGVMNLLSRQYAMQVICVVGAIGPARYGEIEETFGEVSSSTLSTRLDDLVDAGFLSREQYAEIPPRVEYELTETGNELRERLDPLLEWVEAQNDCI, via the coding sequence ATGGCAGAAACACCCGACACGCTCCCTGAGTCTCCAGACGTCCAGAACTCCGAGATCTCCTGCTACTGTCCATTGGGGGGTGTGATGAACCTGCTCAGTCGACAATACGCAATGCAGGTGATCTGTGTGGTTGGCGCGATCGGGCCAGCCAGATACGGAGAGATCGAAGAGACGTTCGGCGAGGTGAGCAGTTCGACGCTGTCAACCCGCCTCGACGACCTCGTCGACGCTGGGTTCCTCTCCCGAGAACAGTACGCAGAAATCCCGCCCCGTGTCGAGTATGAACTCACCGAGACGGGCAACGAACTCCGCGAAAGACTCGATCCGCTCCTTGAATGGGTAGAGGCACAGAACGATTGCATATAA
- a CDS encoding Rdx family protein, giving the protein MDGVALIPDHGGVFIVTADGETIWDKEVYGADIDLELIVDAIDDRLPAEA; this is encoded by the coding sequence TTGGACGGCGTCGCCCTCATCCCCGACCACGGCGGCGTCTTCATTGTGACCGCCGATGGCGAGACCATCTGGGATAAAGAGGTCTACGGTGCTGACATTGACCTGGAGCTCATCGTGGACGCAATCGACGACCGGCTCCCAGCGGAAGCCTAG
- a CDS encoding DUF6789 family protein, producing the protein MTQQRLKAGFGYGVVATIAMSILMLLALVSGMSPMPQPIPKVVVAHLVGSGAPKPILMALAVGLHLGYGGLFGAILARIARPVTLRKGISLGVGLWVIMQVTFLPFLDWGLFGTAITPQIAVATLVLHLVYGGVLGWSMDRDMPSTSGESPTTAD; encoded by the coding sequence GTGACACAGCAACGATTGAAAGCGGGATTTGGGTATGGTGTCGTCGCGACGATTGCGATGTCCATCCTCATGCTCTTGGCACTGGTGTCGGGGATGTCACCGATGCCGCAGCCGATTCCAAAGGTGGTCGTCGCTCACCTCGTCGGCAGTGGCGCTCCGAAGCCGATACTGATGGCACTCGCGGTTGGCCTCCATCTCGGCTACGGTGGGCTGTTCGGCGCTATCTTGGCACGAATTGCTCGCCCCGTGACGCTCCGAAAGGGGATTAGCCTCGGCGTCGGCCTCTGGGTTATAATGCAGGTCACGTTCCTGCCGTTCCTCGATTGGGGACTGTTCGGTACCGCAATCACGCCGCAGATCGCGGTTGCTACGCTCGTCCTGCACCTCGTCTATGGTGGCGTTCTCGGCTGGTCGATGGATCGCGACATGCCGTCGACGAGCGGAGAGTCACCGACAACAGCCGACTGA
- a CDS encoding DoxX family protein: MGNACVDRIESVRQSVPEWVHTGLRLILVALVAKPALSKVVTYGSSVSFFNAIGMPAPAVMVIIAGLIEVGAVVLLLVGVGERLAAVSLIPVMLVAILYVGPDWKNLSVLLGAVGLLVLETNFDAVWHLVARRPG; this comes from the coding sequence ATGGGAAATGCATGTGTCGATCGTATCGAGTCAGTACGTCAGTCTGTTCCGGAGTGGGTACACACCGGGCTCCGGCTCATACTCGTCGCTCTCGTCGCCAAACCGGCCCTCAGTAAGGTCGTCACCTATGGGAGTTCGGTCTCGTTCTTCAATGCGATCGGCATGCCCGCGCCCGCGGTGATGGTCATCATCGCTGGGCTCATCGAAGTGGGAGCTGTCGTACTGCTCCTCGTCGGTGTTGGTGAGCGACTTGCGGCTGTGTCGCTCATTCCGGTGATGCTCGTCGCGATACTCTACGTTGGGCCGGATTGGAAGAATCTCAGCGTCCTCCTCGGAGCGGTGGGGTTACTTGTCTTGGAGACTAATTTCGACGCCGTCTGGCACCTCGTTGCTCGCCGACCCGGTTAG
- a CDS encoding winged helix-turn-helix transcriptional regulator: protein MSRAIEEEECVASWCAADDWCTVTCTAYLIGKKWHPVIVHRLLEHGPLGFNALKDEIESISSTVLSNSLEDLEDNDLVNRAIVSEKPFRVEYSLTEQGTSLEPVIRAMDAWGEEYLQETSCS, encoded by the coding sequence ATGAGCAGAGCGATCGAGGAAGAAGAGTGCGTTGCGTCGTGGTGTGCCGCCGACGACTGGTGTACGGTGACGTGTACAGCTTACCTCATCGGGAAGAAATGGCATCCGGTCATCGTTCACCGATTACTCGAACACGGCCCACTTGGATTCAATGCGCTCAAAGACGAGATCGAGTCGATCTCCAGCACCGTCCTCTCGAACAGTCTCGAAGATCTGGAAGACAACGATCTCGTGAATCGAGCGATCGTGAGCGAGAAACCGTTCCGGGTCGAGTACTCTCTGACCGAACAGGGTACGTCGCTCGAACCCGTGATCAGAGCGATGGACGCCTGGGGCGAGGAGTATCTCCAAGAGACGTCTTGTAGCTGA
- a CDS encoding BBE domain-containing protein, whose translation MHRFSDGGLYLNFSGFGEEGEELARAGHGTEIHERLVELKTGYDPESVFRMDQNIKPV comes from the coding sequence TTGCATCGATTCTCGGACGGCGGATTGTACTTAAATTTCTCCGGTTTCGGCGAAGAGGGTGAGGAGTTGGCGCGGGCCGGTCACGGTACCGAGATTCACGAGCGGCTGGTCGAACTGAAGACCGGATACGATCCGGAAAGCGTGTTTCGGATGGATCAGAACATCAAGCCGGTTTGA
- a CDS encoding helix-turn-helix domain-containing protein has translation MYQHFDAASAFLTACERLTEIERQALSTAFEYGYYETPREETLASLSERCGVSDAAISKTLRRAERKLLGATVTTLQESGDGLGGSDPR, from the coding sequence GTGTACCAGCACTTCGATGCAGCCTCCGCATTCCTTACCGCGTGCGAGCGACTGACGGAGATTGAACGTCAAGCGCTCTCCACCGCGTTCGAGTACGGATACTACGAAACACCACGAGAGGAAACGCTGGCATCTCTCAGTGAGCGGTGTGGTGTCTCGGATGCCGCGATCTCGAAGACGCTTCGCCGAGCCGAACGCAAACTCCTCGGAGCCACGGTCACCACCCTTCAGGAATCGGGTGACGGGCTCGGCGGTAGCGATCCACGTTAG
- a CDS encoding PhoD-like phosphatase N-terminal domain-containing protein — MADDINLGGRDEPVRGDDDHAELLSELDSHDLAIATTPDTDTGTKRFEYDPDADPDTVFPQSVASGGPTPTGVILWTRIAPAAFDATALLAVRVARDSDFEEVVYEGVVADAEQIKSHDYTVKVDLDGSLESDREYYYRFYYRNTASRIGRCQTLPAPDASPEVMRFAVLAC, encoded by the coding sequence ATGGCGGACGACATCAACCTTGGCGGTCGCGACGAACCGGTACGAGGTGACGATGACCATGCTGAACTCCTTTCCGAACTCGATTCGCATGACCTTGCGATCGCGACTACTCCAGACACTGACACGGGTACAAAACGATTCGAGTACGATCCAGATGCGGATCCAGATACAGTATTCCCCCAGTCGGTAGCCAGTGGTGGGCCAACTCCGACAGGAGTGATTCTCTGGACACGGATTGCACCTGCTGCGTTCGACGCGACTGCTCTACTGGCCGTTCGAGTAGCCCGTGACTCTGATTTCGAGGAGGTCGTTTATGAAGGTGTAGTTGCCGACGCTGAACAAATCAAGTCCCACGATTATACTGTCAAAGTCGATCTCGACGGATCTCTCGAGTCGGATCGTGAATACTACTATCGCTTCTATTATCGTAACACGGCTTCACGAATCGGACGGTGCCAGACACTCCCCGCACCTGACGCGTCTCCAGAAGTAATGCGGTTCGCAGTGCTCGCCTGCTAA
- a CDS encoding alkaline phosphatase D family protein, with protein MNGYFPAFHYVANEDIDFIIHVGDFIYESDEGHFKGLGSYDYPGRKKALPSGNGRVWDLEDYRYLYRTYRSDRFLQEALEAHTVIAGWDDHEMINDLYWNKRTDAPAGDHPRSDDSLFMTNLIADTMHAWWEYMPARVTYDPQGDNLQDRFQLWREFEFGDLVTLAMTDERLFRDPPREAIPTPDNVGPHREPPGRTMLGKDQREWLIDTITGSDTTWTVWADEVLTVPLRVGSGPLSLYPVQGGWDGYTRERMQITERIAEDDIDNFVTLTGDMHCYIAAYSQSSYPGRVTGGEGVAQGERIGIEFMTPAITSLNVAEALHLTRGWRRTLTEPLLSWLVSAMNPHVEFFDSHHWGYSVVEFTRDECTYIGYAVDKTVNTPDADRSVVAAYRVPEGEVELTDVTNQYQSREDKTSSAILSAIEKRVESLWSTEQ; from the coding sequence CTGAATGGGTACTTCCCCGCGTTTCACTACGTCGCCAATGAAGATATCGACTTCATCATCCACGTCGGCGATTTTATCTACGAGTCCGATGAAGGTCACTTCAAGGGCCTCGGGTCGTACGACTACCCTGGGCGCAAGAAGGCGCTACCGAGCGGGAACGGTCGCGTATGGGACCTCGAAGATTACCGGTATCTCTACCGGACGTACCGAAGCGACCGATTTCTCCAGGAAGCGCTCGAGGCACATACAGTGATCGCCGGGTGGGACGATCACGAAATGATCAACGACCTATACTGGAACAAACGAACAGATGCGCCCGCGGGTGATCACCCCCGCAGTGACGACTCACTGTTCATGACCAACCTCATCGCCGACACGATGCATGCTTGGTGGGAGTATATGCCTGCTCGCGTCACGTATGACCCTCAAGGTGACAACCTCCAAGACCGGTTCCAGCTGTGGCGCGAATTCGAGTTCGGCGATCTCGTGACGCTCGCGATGACCGACGAACGTCTGTTTCGCGATCCGCCTCGAGAAGCGATCCCGACGCCCGATAATGTCGGTCCGCACCGAGAACCGCCAGGGCGGACGATGCTCGGCAAAGATCAGCGCGAGTGGCTCATCGACACGATCACTGGATCAGACACGACATGGACAGTATGGGCCGACGAGGTTCTGACTGTTCCACTTCGCGTCGGTTCTGGCCCGCTCTCGCTCTATCCGGTTCAAGGCGGATGGGACGGCTACACTCGAGAACGAATGCAAATCACCGAGAGAATCGCGGAGGACGATATCGACAATTTCGTAACGTTAACTGGTGATATGCACTGCTACATCGCTGCATACTCGCAGTCATCGTATCCTGGTCGAGTCACAGGCGGGGAAGGCGTCGCACAAGGTGAGCGTATCGGCATTGAATTCATGACTCCGGCTATAACTTCACTCAACGTTGCAGAAGCCTTGCACTTGACACGTGGCTGGCGACGGACGCTCACCGAACCCCTATTGTCGTGGCTGGTGTCGGCGATGAATCCACACGTGGAGTTCTTTGATAGCCATCACTGGGGATACTCGGTAGTCGAATTCACGCGAGATGAGTGTACGTACATCGGATACGCTGTCGACAAGACAGTGAATACGCCAGATGCTGATCGATCCGTCGTGGCTGCCTATCGCGTTCCTGAGGGCGAGGTTGAGTTAACAGATGTAACTAACCAGTACCAGTCACGAGAGGATAAGACAAGTAGCGCGATACTTTCTGCGATTGAAAAACGAGTTGAGTCACTCTGGTCGACGGAACAGTGA